From a single Chitinophaga sp. Cy-1792 genomic region:
- a CDS encoding carboxypeptidase regulatory-like domain-containing protein produces MKSFITLLASFIVLFFYSAQAQVTTSTVSGKVSDAKGQAIPGATVVALNVSTGIKAGTQTNAEGRYFISNLNPGGPYTITVSFIGFKSEEKADLNLGLGSNNFTFKLGEESKALNEVVITGAAGNKQGTRVGQEQIKRIPSLNRSLQDMTKITPQSSNNSFLGTNYRYNNVTLDGAINNDAIGFSPSMGGQSNTSGQPGSSTRTNPVSLDAIQDVQVLLAPFDVKVGNFLGGSINAVTRSGTNEFHGSVYGYGRTAGMIGKDKAGDGSKLPSDFHDYQTGIRLGFPIIKNKLFFFTNEEITRRVDPVILAAGSKLSANILSEADAKAISDKMKEYGVDAGTYGNTSIYSNSTKFFNRLDWHINGKHTLSLRNNTITSEATNLERDQQNFRFKGIDFVQTNNQTSTVAELKSNFNQSVSNSLILGYSSVHDYRTPLSDPATPQIQIAGRTPGTTIFLGTDREASIFNMKQKTFEVTDNVTIFKGKNTFTIGTHNEFYNITYGFVNSWNGRLDYSSVEDFLNNNPSRVRGNYNYTNNSRDAIMANPPAQFKANLLSLYGQDEIQLTDRFKITPGIRLDYTGIPNKQPLSDKTIHAPVDANYGTTYTYTKPQDIKNDFLNNVQISPRLGFNYDIKGDNSMVLRGGSGFFTGRIPFAWLGYAFYNNGVTFGAYDQKSSSKAFVNTPNPAAKPSPNGIADFAKQNGVDVTNAAGATQVDMIDNNFKMPQVWRSSLAFDYTTADQWKFTAEGIYTKVIKDLMFQQVNLVDNPTYYVYDVNKQQPIFSGKGINPLFTNAYLLSNTDKGYRYSITGQVSKTFPWGLNFMTAYTYGQAKDITNGIRNSMESNWQLNQALNPNNPGLAYSNFDIRHRIVATVNYKQDWGTKGKWVTNFSLFFNAQSGTAFTYGFVNATVQGTPQQVSLAYIPKDVAQATNFFADIAGGKTAAQQAADFMAYVDGNKYLSGRKGNFTERNGGRTPWNYQADFRLTQDFNIKTAKRTHTITLTYDIVNLTNLLNKNWGVQTFSPNTFNSTSSVGLKSKSVANGQPVYTWANPGVPYATDFFGSRSQMQLGLRYSF; encoded by the coding sequence ATGAAATCATTTATTACGTTATTAGCTAGCTTTATAGTATTGTTCTTTTACAGTGCGCAAGCTCAGGTAACTACATCAACAGTATCCGGGAAGGTGTCCGACGCAAAAGGACAGGCTATCCCTGGCGCAACGGTAGTAGCACTCAACGTTTCAACTGGTATTAAAGCCGGTACGCAAACAAATGCTGAAGGACGCTACTTCATCTCCAACCTCAATCCTGGTGGTCCTTATACCATCACTGTTTCTTTCATCGGCTTTAAAAGCGAAGAGAAAGCAGACCTCAACCTGGGATTAGGTTCTAACAACTTCACTTTCAAACTGGGTGAAGAGAGCAAAGCCCTGAATGAGGTAGTAATTACTGGTGCTGCTGGTAACAAACAAGGCACGAGAGTAGGTCAGGAGCAGATCAAACGTATCCCTTCCCTGAACCGCAGCCTGCAGGACATGACCAAAATCACTCCACAGAGCAGCAACAACTCTTTCCTTGGTACTAACTATCGTTACAACAACGTAACATTAGATGGTGCCATCAACAACGATGCGATTGGTTTCAGTCCATCTATGGGTGGCCAGAGCAATACCAGCGGACAGCCAGGTAGCTCTACCCGTACTAACCCGGTATCTCTGGATGCGATCCAGGATGTACAGGTTTTACTGGCTCCATTCGATGTTAAAGTTGGTAACTTCCTCGGTGGTTCTATCAACGCGGTAACCCGCAGCGGTACCAACGAGTTCCACGGTTCTGTATACGGTTATGGCCGTACTGCCGGTATGATCGGTAAAGACAAAGCTGGCGACGGTTCCAAACTGCCTAGCGATTTCCACGATTACCAGACTGGTATCCGTTTAGGTTTCCCTATCATCAAGAACAAATTATTCTTCTTCACCAACGAAGAAATCACCCGTCGTGTAGATCCGGTTATCCTCGCTGCAGGTTCCAAACTGTCTGCCAACATTCTGAGCGAAGCTGATGCAAAAGCTATCAGCGACAAAATGAAAGAATATGGCGTAGACGCAGGTACCTATGGTAACACCAGCATCTACTCTAACTCCACAAAATTCTTCAACCGCCTCGACTGGCACATCAATGGTAAACATACCCTGTCGCTGCGTAACAACACTATTACTTCTGAAGCAACTAACCTGGAACGTGACCAACAGAACTTCCGTTTCAAAGGCATTGACTTCGTACAAACCAACAACCAGACTTCCACTGTAGCTGAACTGAAATCTAACTTCAACCAGTCTGTTTCCAACAGCCTGATCCTGGGTTATTCTTCTGTACATGACTACCGTACGCCACTGTCTGATCCTGCTACTCCGCAGATCCAGATTGCCGGCAGAACGCCTGGTACTACTATCTTCCTCGGTACTGACCGTGAAGCAAGTATCTTCAACATGAAACAGAAAACTTTTGAAGTAACTGATAACGTTACCATCTTCAAAGGTAAAAATACATTCACCATAGGTACTCACAATGAGTTCTACAACATTACCTATGGTTTTGTTAACTCCTGGAACGGTCGTCTGGACTACTCTTCCGTAGAAGACTTCCTGAACAACAATCCATCCCGTGTACGTGGTAACTACAACTATACCAACAACTCACGTGATGCGATCATGGCTAATCCTCCTGCACAGTTCAAAGCTAACCTGCTGAGCCTGTACGGACAGGATGAAATCCAACTGACTGACCGTTTCAAAATCACTCCAGGTATCCGTTTAGACTATACTGGTATTCCTAACAAGCAACCACTGAGCGACAAAACAATCCACGCACCAGTTGATGCCAACTACGGTACCACTTATACCTACACTAAACCACAGGATATCAAAAATGACTTCCTGAATAACGTACAGATCTCTCCACGCTTAGGTTTCAACTACGACATCAAAGGTGACAACTCTATGGTGTTACGTGGTGGTAGCGGCTTCTTCACAGGTCGTATTCCTTTCGCATGGTTAGGTTATGCATTCTACAACAACGGTGTAACTTTCGGTGCTTACGATCAGAAATCTTCCAGCAAGGCTTTTGTAAATACACCTAATCCTGCTGCCAAACCTTCACCAAACGGTATCGCTGATTTCGCGAAACAGAATGGTGTAGACGTTACCAACGCTGCAGGTGCTACCCAGGTAGATATGATCGACAACAACTTCAAAATGCCACAGGTATGGAGAAGCAGCCTCGCATTCGACTACACAACTGCTGACCAGTGGAAATTCACTGCAGAAGGTATCTATACTAAAGTTATCAAAGACCTGATGTTCCAACAGGTGAACCTGGTTGACAACCCTACTTACTATGTTTACGATGTAAATAAGCAACAGCCTATTTTCTCTGGTAAAGGTATCAACCCACTGTTCACTAACGCTTACCTGTTATCTAACACTGATAAAGGTTACCGTTACAGCATCACCGGTCAGGTTAGCAAAACCTTCCCTTGGGGTCTGAACTTCATGACTGCTTATACTTACGGTCAGGCTAAAGACATCACCAACGGTATCCGTAACTCTATGGAGTCTAACTGGCAGCTGAACCAGGCCCTGAACCCTAACAACCCAGGACTGGCTTACTCTAACTTCGACATCCGTCACCGTATCGTTGCAACAGTTAACTACAAACAAGACTGGGGCACTAAAGGTAAATGGGTTACCAACTTCAGCCTGTTCTTCAACGCACAGTCTGGTACTGCATTCACTTATGGTTTCGTGAACGCTACTGTACAGGGTACTCCACAGCAGGTTAGCTTAGCTTACATCCCTAAAGATGTAGCACAGGCAACTAACTTCTTCGCTGACATCGCTGGTGGTAAAACTGCCGCACAGCAAGCTGCTGACTTCATGGCTTACGTTGATGGCAACAAATACCTGAGCGGTCGTAAAGGCAACTTCACTGAGCGTAACGGTGGTCGTACTCCTTGGAACTACCAGGCTGACTTCCGTCTGACACAGGATTTCAACATCAAAACTGCTAAACGCACTCACACTATCACATTAACTTATGATATCGTGAACCTGACTAACCTGCTGAACAAAAACTGGGGTGTACAGACATTCTCTCCTAACACCTTCAACTCTACTTCCAGCGTTGGTCTGAAATCTAAATCAGTGGCAAACGGTCAGCCAGTTTACACCTGGGCTAACCCAGGCGTACCTTACGCAACTGACTTCTTCGGTTCCCGTTCACAAATGCAACTGGGTCTGAGATATAGCTTCTAA
- a CDS encoding ATP-binding protein, whose translation MSAEVIKQLQEAVQFSPENVPLRLHLAQVLLQDYQYIQAEEQYRKVLELSHDNIPAQLGLARTFYHQQKYSVAIVVLEQLEHQEPDNFDALLLHCRILVKENSLEAARDKYQHMLELNPGFRDEALDGIFRMPQQQYSPAAEDEEEEMEKIFTLEKPEINFNDVGGMIREKQEIDLKIIKPLQFPDLYKAYGKKAGGGILLYGPPGCGKTYLARATAGQIQAEFINVGIHDVLDMWIGNSEKNLHSLFELARQSKPCVLFFDEVDALGANRTSMRNSGASHLINQFLSEMDGIAANNDNVLIIGATNAPWSLDPAFRRPGRFDRIIFVAPPDQEGREEILKIQLRNKPTEDIDYRAIAKNTAGYSGADLKAIVDLAIEDKLMEALQKGVPQPITQKELLKAAKTHKATTREWFNTARNYALYSNEAGLYDDVLKYLDIKK comes from the coding sequence ATGTCAGCGGAAGTGATCAAACAATTACAGGAAGCCGTGCAGTTTTCTCCGGAAAATGTGCCCCTGCGTTTACATCTTGCACAGGTGCTTCTTCAGGACTATCAATATATTCAGGCAGAAGAACAATACAGGAAAGTACTCGAGCTTTCCCATGATAATATACCAGCACAGCTCGGACTGGCCCGCACCTTCTATCACCAGCAGAAATATTCTGTGGCCATAGTAGTGCTGGAACAACTGGAACACCAGGAGCCAGACAATTTCGACGCCCTGCTCCTGCATTGCCGCATCCTGGTAAAGGAAAACTCGCTGGAAGCAGCACGCGACAAGTACCAGCACATGCTGGAACTAAACCCGGGCTTCAGAGACGAAGCATTGGACGGCATCTTCAGAATGCCGCAACAACAGTATTCTCCAGCCGCTGAAGATGAGGAGGAAGAAATGGAAAAAATCTTCACCCTGGAAAAACCGGAAATCAACTTCAACGATGTTGGTGGCATGATCAGAGAAAAACAGGAAATAGACCTGAAAATCATCAAGCCACTGCAATTCCCTGATCTGTATAAAGCCTACGGCAAAAAAGCCGGTGGCGGTATCTTATTATATGGCCCTCCGGGCTGTGGTAAAACCTACCTGGCAAGAGCGACTGCCGGCCAGATTCAAGCCGAATTTATCAATGTCGGCATCCACGACGTACTGGATATGTGGATAGGTAACAGTGAAAAGAACCTGCACAGCTTATTTGAACTGGCACGCCAGTCAAAACCATGTGTACTCTTCTTCGACGAAGTAGATGCGCTGGGCGCTAACCGTACCTCCATGCGCAACAGCGGCGCCAGTCACCTGATCAACCAGTTCTTATCTGAAATGGATGGCATCGCCGCCAATAACGATAACGTGCTCATTATCGGTGCTACCAACGCCCCATGGAGCCTGGACCCTGCTTTCCGCCGTCCCGGGCGTTTCGACAGGATCATTTTCGTTGCACCTCCCGATCAGGAAGGCCGCGAAGAAATACTCAAAATTCAACTGAGAAATAAACCGACAGAAGATATCGATTACCGCGCTATCGCTAAAAATACTGCCGGCTATTCCGGCGCAGATCTGAAAGCAATCGTAGACCTGGCCATTGAAGACAAATTAATGGAGGCCTTACAGAAAGGCGTGCCACAACCTATCACGCAGAAAGAACTGCTGAAGGCCGCCAAAACACATAAGGCAACTACCCGCGAATGGTTTAATACAGCCCGTAACTACGCGCTCTATTCCAACGAGGCCGGCCTCTATGATGATGTTTTGAAATATCTGGATATTAAGAAATAA
- a CDS encoding lipopolysaccharide assembly protein LapB, translating into MAFLIQRAHLLLQQGRVQDAVTTLRQHLSTYANDIDGLYLLAICFLELGNVEEAESIISNAIGMAPADDRFYYIRAQIAFNKSQYNAAITAISEAVSIDPNVAGYFGMWSQILIIKRDFKEALEKAEEGLALDPENETCLNLRSTALFNLGKKEEAFSDLHIALEHNPENAYTHANLGWKLLENGDHKKALEHFREALKIDPNQQWAKSGMVQAMQARYWLFRMFLKYQFFMGRLSSGMQWGVIIGLFIITRLASTLFFPLAVLLAVMAVSTWLIGPVSNLFLRLNPYGRYALTKEQTQVSSMVGVLMAVAIVAGFSFWLTNFAPLLALAISSAIMLLPVSSIYSSGTTKGRRIFLVYTLTLSVLSVAGITWTFFDNDPFNICMTVMVIGVFIYQLMANFVLTRER; encoded by the coding sequence ATGGCTTTTTTGATACAAAGGGCTCACCTGCTGCTGCAACAAGGCCGCGTTCAGGATGCTGTCACCACTTTAAGACAGCATCTGAGTACCTATGCCAACGATATAGACGGACTATATCTGCTGGCAATATGTTTCCTGGAGCTGGGTAATGTAGAGGAAGCAGAAAGTATTATCAGTAATGCCATCGGAATGGCGCCTGCTGATGACCGCTTCTACTATATCCGCGCCCAGATAGCCTTTAATAAAAGCCAGTATAACGCGGCTATTACGGCTATCAGCGAGGCTGTCAGTATTGACCCTAATGTTGCCGGCTACTTCGGCATGTGGAGCCAGATACTGATCATTAAACGCGATTTTAAGGAAGCACTGGAAAAAGCAGAAGAAGGACTGGCACTGGACCCTGAAAATGAAACCTGCCTCAACCTCCGCTCTACCGCCCTCTTTAACCTGGGCAAAAAAGAAGAGGCTTTCTCTGATTTACATATCGCGCTGGAACATAACCCGGAAAATGCCTATACCCACGCCAATCTCGGCTGGAAATTGCTGGAAAACGGCGACCATAAAAAAGCACTGGAACACTTCCGGGAGGCTTTAAAAATCGATCCTAACCAGCAATGGGCTAAAAGTGGAATGGTTCAGGCCATGCAGGCCCGCTACTGGCTGTTCCGCATGTTCCTGAAATATCAGTTCTTTATGGGCCGCCTCAGCTCCGGCATGCAATGGGGTGTGATCATCGGGCTGTTTATCATCACCCGGCTGGCGAGTACGCTGTTCTTTCCGTTAGCAGTACTGCTGGCGGTTATGGCGGTTTCTACCTGGCTGATAGGCCCTGTTAGTAACCTTTTCCTGCGCCTGAACCCTTATGGCCGCTACGCGCTTACAAAAGAACAAACACAGGTCTCCTCCATGGTGGGTGTCCTGATGGCAGTAGCCATCGTGGCTGGGTTCTCTTTCTGGCTGACAAACTTCGCTCCACTGCTGGCACTGGCCATATCAAGTGCCATCATGCTGCTGCCGGTTTCCAGTATATACAGCTCCGGCACCACCAAAGGCCGCCGCATCTTCCTGGTATATACGCTGACCTTATCAGTATTATCAGTGGCCGGTATCACCTGGACCTTCTTCGATAACGATCCATTTAATATATGTATGACCGTTATGGTAATAGGTGTCTTCATCTACCAGCTAATGGCAAATTTTGTACTTACCAGGGAAAGATAA
- the gyrB gene encoding DNA topoisomerase (ATP-hydrolyzing) subunit B produces MSEELVQATSPSNGYDAGSIQVLEGLEAVRKRPAMYIGDIGVKGLHHLVYEVVDNSIDEALAGYCKNIDVTILEDNSIRVVDDGRGIPTGIIPKEGRSALEVVMTVLHAGGKFDKNTYKVSGGLHGVGVSCVNALSSRQHVTVRREGKLFEQEYHRGIPQYAVREIGVSDTTGTTVHFKPDNEIFKETTYNREILAGRLRELAYLNRQIRITLTDERDKDEQGQPFKEVFYSEGGIQEFVQMLDKNGRRNALVPSPIYIEAFDKDANVTVEVALLYNDSFSESIFSYVNNINTIEGGTHVAGFRRAITRVFKSYGDKNKLFEKSKVEVTGDDFREGLSAVISVKVPEPQFEGQTKTKLGNSDVMGIVDSSVANVLDAYLEEHPREAKTVINKVVLAAQAREAARKARQLVQRKSVMTGSGLPGKLADCSDNDPEKCELYLVEGDSAGGTAKQGRNRQFQAILPLRGKILNVEKAMEHKIYENEEIKNIFTALGVTIGTEEDDKALNLAKLRYHKLIIMTDADVDGSHIATLILTFIFRYMKAMVEQGYVYIAQPPLYLVKKGKEQEYCWTEEQRKAAIARIAGNSREDSVTVQRYKGLGEMNAEQLWDTTMNPDNRTLKQVTIESAAEADRVFSMLMGDEVPPRREFIESHAKYAKIDA; encoded by the coding sequence ATGAGCGAAGAATTAGTGCAAGCAACCAGCCCCAGCAACGGTTATGATGCGGGGAGTATCCAGGTATTGGAAGGACTGGAAGCCGTGCGCAAGCGCCCGGCCATGTACATTGGCGATATCGGAGTCAAAGGGTTACACCACCTTGTGTATGAGGTGGTAGACAACTCCATTGATGAGGCTTTGGCCGGATATTGCAAAAACATTGATGTAACTATCTTAGAAGATAATTCCATCCGTGTTGTGGATGATGGACGTGGTATTCCTACCGGTATTATCCCGAAAGAAGGCCGTTCTGCACTGGAGGTGGTAATGACCGTGCTTCACGCCGGTGGTAAGTTCGACAAAAACACTTACAAGGTATCCGGTGGTTTGCACGGGGTAGGTGTGAGCTGCGTAAACGCATTAAGTAGCCGTCAGCACGTAACTGTACGTCGTGAAGGTAAATTATTCGAACAGGAATATCATCGCGGTATCCCGCAGTATGCTGTTCGTGAAATCGGCGTGAGCGACACCACTGGTACTACTGTACATTTCAAGCCAGATAACGAAATCTTCAAAGAAACTACCTATAACAGGGAAATCCTGGCAGGTCGTTTACGTGAACTGGCATATCTGAACCGTCAGATCCGCATCACCCTCACTGATGAGCGTGATAAAGACGAACAGGGACAGCCTTTTAAAGAAGTTTTCTATAGTGAAGGCGGTATCCAGGAGTTTGTACAGATGCTGGATAAAAACGGTCGCAGAAATGCGCTGGTGCCTTCTCCAATCTATATTGAAGCATTCGACAAAGACGCTAACGTAACCGTAGAAGTAGCTTTGCTGTATAACGATTCATTCAGCGAAAGCATCTTCTCTTATGTAAACAATATCAACACCATTGAAGGAGGTACACACGTTGCAGGTTTCCGCCGTGCCATCACCCGTGTATTCAAATCCTATGGTGATAAAAATAAATTATTTGAGAAATCCAAGGTAGAAGTTACCGGAGATGACTTCCGCGAAGGTTTGAGCGCTGTAATCAGTGTGAAGGTTCCTGAGCCTCAGTTTGAGGGCCAGACCAAAACCAAGCTGGGTAACTCTGATGTAATGGGTATCGTGGACAGCTCCGTTGCAAACGTGCTGGACGCTTACCTGGAAGAGCACCCACGTGAAGCCAAAACCGTTATCAACAAGGTGGTACTGGCCGCACAGGCACGTGAAGCAGCGCGTAAAGCACGTCAGCTGGTACAGCGTAAGTCTGTAATGACCGGTAGTGGTTTACCTGGTAAACTGGCCGATTGTTCTGATAACGATCCTGAAAAATGTGAGCTCTACCTGGTTGAGGGTGACTCCGCGGGCGGTACTGCCAAGCAAGGCCGTAACCGTCAGTTCCAGGCGATTCTGCCGCTCAGGGGTAAAATCCTGAACGTGGAAAAAGCCATGGAACACAAGATCTACGAGAACGAAGAGATCAAAAATATCTTTACGGCACTGGGTGTGACCATCGGTACCGAAGAAGACGACAAAGCCCTGAACCTGGCCAAGCTGCGTTACCACAAGCTCATCATCATGACGGATGCTGACGTGGATGGTAGTCACATTGCGACGCTGATCCTGACTTTCATATTCCGTTATATGAAAGCGATGGTGGAACAAGGTTATGTATATATCGCACAACCGCCACTGTACCTTGTTAAGAAAGGTAAAGAGCAGGAATACTGCTGGACAGAAGAGCAGCGTAAAGCCGCCATCGCACGTATTGCGGGTAATAGCCGTGAAGACAGTGTAACTGTACAGCGATATAAAGGTCTTGGTGAGATGAACGCAGAGCAGCTGTGGGATACCACCATGAACCCTGATAACCGTACGCTGAAGCAGGTAACTATTGAAAGTGCTGCTGAAGCTGACCGTGTATTCAGTATGCTGATGGGTGATGAAGTACCTCCACGCAGGGAGTTCATCGAATCTCACGCGAAATACGCGAAGATCGACGCATAA
- a CDS encoding AraC family transcriptional regulator, translating into MKEVQEILSLAIPQPAMSDQLQMVEQDNVSVPDCLDFTLQRFTYDKPLPVEDVAMVVYQPAKRGSSAAIELRYCVAGNKYCENPSCTDQACAEGKKGECKDQAATVDLITVRFQPAFIQSLQKGSTTVSFLEMQSRKPFVKTIQPCTKSKGVLETMVHHNYEGMLKNIFLQSKALELLLFSSDQFIENDTDERYGCRFLTQMEDREKIEKARSILLEQLDSPVTIRDLARRVAMNECYLKKGFKAMYGTTIYDYFQKERMEKAKGLLYEKGMSVSEVAMLMGYSCISHFSTAFKKHTGLKPCELLLR; encoded by the coding sequence ATGAAAGAAGTACAGGAAATATTGTCACTGGCCATTCCCCAGCCCGCCATGAGCGACCAATTGCAAATGGTAGAGCAGGATAATGTGTCGGTACCTGACTGTCTGGATTTCACCTTACAGCGGTTTACGTATGATAAGCCGTTGCCGGTGGAAGACGTCGCTATGGTGGTATATCAGCCGGCCAAGAGGGGAAGTTCTGCAGCAATTGAGTTACGTTATTGCGTAGCTGGCAATAAATACTGCGAAAATCCTTCCTGTACTGATCAGGCATGTGCGGAAGGTAAAAAAGGTGAATGTAAGGACCAGGCTGCTACGGTAGACCTGATTACTGTACGTTTTCAACCTGCATTTATACAATCCCTTCAGAAGGGCTCTACTACCGTTTCTTTCCTGGAAATGCAGAGCCGTAAACCCTTTGTGAAAACGATCCAGCCATGCACCAAATCCAAGGGTGTACTGGAAACGATGGTACATCACAATTACGAAGGGATGTTAAAGAACATCTTTTTACAAAGTAAGGCATTGGAGCTGCTATTATTCAGCTCTGATCAGTTTATAGAGAACGATACCGACGAGCGTTATGGTTGTCGTTTCCTGACACAGATGGAAGACCGTGAGAAGATAGAGAAGGCGCGTTCCATATTACTGGAGCAGCTGGATTCGCCGGTTACCATTCGTGATCTTGCCCGCAGAGTAGCCATGAATGAATGTTACCTGAAAAAAGGTTTCAAGGCGATGTACGGTACAACGATCTATGATTATTTCCAGAAAGAACGCATGGAAAAAGCGAAAGGATTGTTGTATGAGAAGGGCATGTCAGTGTCGGAAGTAGCTATGCTGATGGGGTATTCCTGCATTTCCCATTTTTCCACTGCATTCAAGAAGCACACGGGGCTTAAACCTTGTGAGTTACTGCTTCGTTAA
- a CDS encoding PepSY-like domain-containing protein has translation MKKLTLIICAVLVSSGITFAQQKKSVKKTKTATVKVVEAPVAVKSSFEQNFAGTTDAKWTKTSAGLWNVSFLKDNIKTVAQYNADGSWVATKSEYDAQNLPESVATTLKTKYPAATIKDGWKIERADVAAYYKVNIQDNGADKAVLLNDAGTITE, from the coding sequence ATGAAAAAGTTGACGTTAATTATTTGCGCGGTCTTAGTCTCTTCCGGCATAACTTTTGCACAGCAAAAAAAATCAGTTAAAAAAACAAAAACTGCTACAGTTAAAGTTGTAGAAGCTCCGGTAGCAGTGAAAAGCTCTTTTGAACAGAATTTTGCGGGTACAACTGACGCCAAGTGGACAAAGACTAGTGCAGGACTCTGGAACGTTAGTTTCCTGAAAGATAATATAAAGACTGTTGCGCAGTATAACGCCGATGGAAGCTGGGTAGCGACCAAAAGCGAATACGACGCACAAAACCTGCCGGAATCAGTGGCAACAACACTGAAAACAAAATACCCGGCTGCCACTATTAAAGATGGCTGGAAAATTGAAAGGGCAGATGTTGCTGCCTACTATAAGGTTAATATTCAGGACAATGGTGCAGATAAGGCAGTGCTACTGAACGACGCAGGCACCATCACTGAATAG